A stretch of the Haloplanus aerogenes genome encodes the following:
- the dndD gene encoding DNA sulfur modification protein DndD has translation MRINKLVITDFGPYRGRNEITLTSSDDSPIVLFGGKNGAGKTTLFEAIGFCLHGKSSLGRRTARKDYEQAIRSKLHEYPDGKADSAAVRLEFEYAHMGEVDHYSVERSWRDRGKSIVENLEVRRNGQIPSELNEDQWQDFLKELVPPGVSQLFFFDGEKIQELASAVESDADFEDSMYSLLGLDLIERLDTDLSIYISRKLDESGVEGINEELEELRDERNQFEQELKDFKQEKEEKEEKLQELDSKIDSKESKIAQEGGSYADKREELKERRAELNASIEQHENQIREIAMGAYPFTLAPDLCEAVVDRLKTETERQNKVTARNELTDELNNVLGDNEVWQETEVPEDQIGEVAERIQQKLQGRLEIDDEEPELAHQFSEAQRQEIYSLVDKALHDVPQQLSEVTEELEEETRELQEVEAGLGKAPDEELISPLIEDLNELTEERGAIKSRLEELEEGISKAQTKLERKENEIENKLEKKARVEDVSERANLATDVRDAVQDFREQLAKEKLRKLESKLSERYITLSNKGKFYDKIEIDEETLDISIKTIHGNKKPHTELSAGERQIFATSLLWALADISDRPLPFIVDTPLGRLDNDHRDNLITHFFPEAAHQVIIFSTDTEIDDSQYQKLEGYISNAYHLEYDETEGRTIPSKGYFWDDDDENQQSLEEITS, from the coding sequence ATGAGGATAAACAAGCTGGTAATCACCGATTTTGGACCTTATCGTGGACGCAACGAGATCACTCTCACATCAAGTGACGACTCTCCAATCGTCTTGTTCGGCGGGAAAAACGGGGCAGGGAAGACCACACTGTTTGAGGCCATAGGATTCTGCCTCCACGGGAAATCCTCGCTCGGTCGTCGCACCGCCAGAAAAGACTACGAACAAGCCATCCGGAGCAAACTCCACGAATACCCTGACGGCAAAGCAGACAGCGCCGCCGTACGCTTGGAGTTCGAGTACGCCCACATGGGCGAAGTCGACCACTACTCGGTCGAACGCTCATGGCGAGACAGAGGCAAGAGCATCGTCGAAAACCTGGAGGTTCGAAGAAACGGACAGATACCATCCGAGCTGAACGAAGACCAGTGGCAGGACTTCCTCAAGGAACTCGTTCCTCCCGGCGTCTCACAGCTGTTCTTCTTCGACGGCGAGAAGATTCAAGAACTCGCATCCGCAGTCGAATCTGACGCTGACTTCGAAGACTCGATGTACTCCCTTCTCGGTCTGGACCTGATCGAACGACTGGACACTGACCTCTCCATCTACATCTCCCGCAAACTGGATGAGAGCGGAGTCGAAGGCATCAACGAGGAACTCGAAGAACTCCGAGATGAGCGAAACCAGTTCGAGCAGGAACTCAAGGATTTCAAGCAGGAGAAAGAAGAGAAAGAAGAGAAACTGCAGGAGCTGGACTCGAAAATCGACAGCAAAGAGTCCAAGATCGCTCAGGAAGGCGGGTCATACGCCGACAAGCGAGAAGAACTGAAAGAGCGCCGTGCAGAACTCAACGCCAGCATCGAACAACACGAAAATCAGATCCGGGAAATCGCTATGGGTGCATACCCGTTCACCTTGGCACCGGATCTGTGTGAGGCCGTCGTCGACCGGCTCAAGACCGAGACAGAACGGCAGAACAAGGTGACTGCCAGAAACGAACTCACTGATGAACTCAACAACGTGCTCGGGGACAACGAAGTCTGGCAGGAAACCGAGGTTCCTGAAGACCAGATTGGGGAAGTCGCGGAACGTATCCAGCAAAAGCTCCAGGGACGTCTTGAAATCGATGATGAAGAGCCAGAGCTCGCACACCAGTTCTCCGAAGCACAACGCCAAGAAATCTACTCCCTAGTGGACAAGGCGTTGCACGACGTTCCGCAGCAGCTGTCAGAGGTGACTGAAGAACTGGAAGAGGAAACCCGAGAACTCCAAGAAGTGGAAGCTGGTCTTGGCAAAGCACCTGATGAAGAACTCATCTCCCCGCTCATCGAAGACCTGAACGAGCTGACCGAAGAGAGGGGTGCGATCAAGTCCCGGCTGGAAGAGCTTGAAGAGGGAATCAGTAAGGCACAGACAAAACTCGAACGGAAAGAAAACGAGATCGAGAACAAGCTGGAGAAGAAAGCCCGTGTCGAAGATGTTTCCGAACGGGCAAACCTAGCTACAGACGTACGTGACGCAGTTCAGGACTTTCGAGAACAACTTGCTAAGGAAAAACTCCGGAAACTGGAAAGCAAACTCAGTGAACGGTACATCACGCTCTCCAACAAGGGCAAGTTCTACGACAAGATTGAGATAGACGAGGAAACCCTTGATATCTCCATCAAGACCATCCACGGCAACAAGAAGCCGCACACTGAGCTTTCCGCTGGTGAACGACAGATATTCGCCACCTCTCTACTCTGGGCGCTGGCTGACATCTCCGACCGTCCACTTCCGTTCATCGTCGACACACCTCTTGGACGCCTTGACAACGACCATCGGGATAACCTGATCACGCACTTCTTCCCCGAGGCAGCCCACCAAGTCATAATCTTCTCCACCGACACTGAGATCGACGACAGCCAGTACCAGAAACTGGAGGGCTACATCTCTAATGCCTACCATCTCGAATACGACGAAACAGAAGGCCGGACAATTCCCTCGAAGGGTTACTTCTGGGACGATGATGACGAAAACCAGCAGTCCCTAGAGGAGATCACTTCATGA
- the dndE gene encoding DNA sulfur modification protein DndE, translating to MSQKFNRITIGNDATNRLKMLKANTGMTPNYLCRIGFCYSLNESRPPNPEEYDNEGQTFNRYTLLGEHDALYMALLKERLIQENKDPEEVLYDEFVAHLNRGVIRVHGNVRDLTDLEDLVPGEVKGKHAQQEG from the coding sequence ATGAGCCAGAAGTTCAACCGCATCACGATAGGTAACGACGCAACCAACCGGTTGAAAATGCTGAAAGCCAACACCGGTATGACCCCGAACTACCTGTGCCGAATCGGGTTCTGCTACTCTCTGAACGAATCCCGGCCACCAAACCCGGAAGAATACGACAACGAGGGCCAGACGTTCAACCGGTACACCCTCCTTGGAGAACACGACGCACTCTACATGGCACTCCTGAAGGAGCGGCTGATCCAGGAAAACAAAGACCCTGAAGAGGTTCTGTACGACGAGTTCGTCGCACACCTCAACCGAGGAGTGATCCGAGTCCACGGCAACGTCAGAGACCTAACTGACCTCGAAGACCTGGTGCCCGGTGAAGTGAAAGGGAAGCACGCTCAACAGGAAGGATAA
- a CDS encoding cysteine desulfurase family protein, producing MSPDVATPIYLDHHATTPVDEDIVDGMKPYFTENYGNPASEDHIYGANAKKAVNEARERISEAVNSRPEEIIFTSGATESDNLAIKGAAEYAAKHDKGNHVITAVTEHEAVLEACEAVEEKGFDATYLPVDEHGQVDPSDVEDAIRDDTVLISIMAANNEIGTTAPLQEIGEIAKEHEVFFHTDAVQAIGYLPIDVEEMGIDLMSISGHKIYGPKGVGALYVRRRNPKVKLEPLLHGGGHERGWRSGTLNVPSIVGFAKAVEMADKNMEERTSHVDELTSYMWERLNEELDDIVLNGHPEERIPNNLNISFTGVENKALVKNLQPDIAVSAGSACTTGQVEASHVLQAITDNEDRWHNAIRFGLGKDNTREEIEYATDEVIKIVNRLRNITF from the coding sequence ATGAGTCCTGACGTGGCAACACCCATCTACCTTGACCATCACGCCACCACCCCTGTAGACGAAGACATCGTCGACGGGATGAAACCCTACTTCACAGAAAACTACGGGAATCCTGCCAGCGAAGATCATATTTACGGGGCCAACGCCAAGAAAGCGGTCAACGAAGCCCGAGAACGAATCTCAGAAGCGGTAAACTCCAGGCCTGAGGAAATCATCTTTACCAGCGGAGCCACCGAATCCGACAATCTGGCGATCAAGGGAGCCGCCGAGTACGCGGCCAAACACGACAAGGGGAACCACGTCATCACAGCTGTCACCGAGCACGAAGCCGTACTCGAAGCCTGCGAAGCAGTGGAAGAGAAAGGATTCGACGCTACATATCTCCCTGTCGACGAACACGGCCAGGTCGATCCCAGTGACGTAGAAGACGCGATACGTGACGACACCGTGCTGATCTCGATTATGGCCGCAAACAACGAGATCGGTACCACTGCACCCCTGCAAGAAATCGGTGAGATAGCGAAAGAGCACGAGGTCTTCTTCCACACCGACGCAGTCCAGGCAATCGGCTACCTCCCTATCGACGTCGAAGAAATGGGGATCGACCTGATGTCTATCTCCGGCCACAAGATCTACGGGCCGAAAGGCGTCGGCGCACTCTACGTCCGCCGCAGAAACCCGAAAGTCAAACTTGAACCACTGCTTCACGGCGGCGGCCACGAACGAGGCTGGAGATCTGGAACTCTCAACGTACCATCCATCGTCGGTTTCGCAAAGGCAGTGGAGATGGCCGACAAGAACATGGAAGAACGTACCAGCCACGTTGACGAGCTCACCTCGTATATGTGGGAACGCCTCAACGAGGAGCTGGACGACATCGTCCTGAACGGTCACCCGGAGGAGCGGATACCCAACAACCTCAACATCAGCTTCACCGGCGTAGAGAACAAAGCTCTCGTCAAGAACCTTCAACCCGATATAGCGGTCTCAGCAGGCTCCGCCTGTACCACGGGCCAGGTTGAAGCCTCACACGTCCTCCAGGCCATCACCGACAACGAAGACAGGTGGCACAACGCCATACGGTTCGGCCTCGGAAAAGACAACACAAGAGAAGAAATCGAGTACGCCACCGACGAAGTAATCAAGATCGTCAACAGACTCCGCAACATCACCTTCTAA
- a CDS encoding AAA family ATPase, translating to MSRIQIHSVEVKDYRQFHGKQRIELKTDGKKNINVIEGENGSGKSNLLNAITFCLYDTEEHLEESKEEGLNVYPYGNRDKLEDLDEGEELNGYVEVRFGRDSPEYRFKRSFTTVKKGENQFSDASDDLTLQRKEGSDWDIKDDPIAHLNQILPVDVRDYYLFDGERLDTFFEEEYSENVKKGIVDVSHIDLLERSENHLKRVRDQIQDKDDFSGKEDELREELNELRDELEDLEGDKEEIVSNLEETRRLIKQKESKLEDSDDKYIRSRQEQRSKAKDRLKNLRSRKENLQNRSGDVLAEAAPIVYCYDALDFTLEQINELHEKGKLPPRIQDYFIRELLEEGECICGEPIEEDHEHELKDLLEEVEQGLDEDENLEGKSEIPRIQDVGTEKVSQLLDLRGQIREVEEEISDTETEINEIKEELKQYDTSDEDIDVDAIEDQLDDLEDREETLKDQKEDIVSDIALKQEEVDNKDEELTKELKKKEKHQDLVKKLEFLEQSIDHVNEIQQTVLGEIRSQAQEKIEEYFNQLIWKDEEYEIVLEEDYTIRVLDEFGMDKIGSLSAGEKQVLALSFMSALTSISGFEAPIVIDTPLGRISSEPRNRIAENIPDYIEGTQLTFLMTDSEYTTQVESRMKDSISNEYLLSNSGLKTEVVER from the coding sequence ATGAGTAGGATACAGATTCATTCTGTGGAGGTGAAGGACTACAGACAATTCCACGGAAAGCAACGAATCGAGCTCAAAACTGATGGTAAGAAGAATATCAATGTCATAGAGGGAGAGAACGGCTCTGGAAAGTCAAATCTGCTGAACGCTATCACTTTCTGTCTTTACGATACCGAGGAACATCTTGAGGAGTCGAAAGAAGAAGGACTGAATGTTTACCCGTACGGCAATCGAGACAAGCTGGAAGATCTAGATGAAGGTGAAGAGCTTAATGGGTATGTGGAGGTCCGGTTTGGCAGAGATAGTCCGGAATACAGGTTCAAGCGGAGTTTTACAACGGTCAAGAAGGGGGAGAACCAGTTTAGCGACGCTTCTGACGATCTTACACTACAGCGTAAGGAGGGCTCTGATTGGGATATCAAGGACGATCCTATCGCTCACCTAAACCAGATTCTCCCTGTTGACGTCCGTGATTACTACCTCTTTGACGGTGAACGGCTTGACACGTTTTTTGAAGAAGAGTATTCGGAGAATGTGAAGAAAGGTATCGTCGACGTCTCGCATATTGACCTTCTGGAGAGATCGGAGAACCACCTGAAGAGAGTTCGTGACCAGATACAGGATAAGGATGATTTCTCCGGGAAGGAAGATGAGCTTCGTGAGGAATTGAACGAGCTGAGAGACGAACTTGAGGATTTAGAGGGTGACAAGGAAGAGATCGTTTCTAACCTTGAGGAGACGCGGCGGCTGATCAAGCAGAAGGAATCGAAGCTTGAGGATAGTGATGACAAGTATATTCGGAGTAGACAGGAGCAGCGTAGCAAGGCGAAGGATCGGTTGAAGAATCTCCGCAGTAGAAAAGAGAATCTTCAGAATCGATCTGGCGATGTCCTGGCGGAGGCAGCTCCTATTGTGTACTGTTACGATGCTCTTGATTTCACTCTGGAGCAAATCAACGAGTTACACGAGAAAGGGAAGTTACCTCCGAGGATTCAGGACTACTTCATCCGAGAGCTCTTGGAAGAGGGTGAGTGTATCTGCGGTGAGCCGATAGAAGAGGACCACGAGCACGAGCTTAAAGATCTTCTTGAGGAAGTTGAGCAGGGCCTGGATGAGGATGAAAATCTGGAGGGTAAGAGTGAGATCCCCCGTATCCAGGATGTTGGAACTGAGAAAGTGAGCCAGCTCTTGGATTTGCGAGGCCAGATCCGTGAGGTCGAAGAGGAGATTAGTGACACGGAGACTGAGATCAACGAGATCAAAGAGGAGCTGAAGCAGTACGATACTTCGGACGAAGATATCGACGTAGATGCTATTGAGGATCAGCTTGACGACTTAGAAGACCGGGAGGAGACCCTGAAGGATCAGAAAGAGGATATTGTGAGTGATATCGCGTTGAAGCAGGAAGAGGTAGATAACAAAGACGAGGAGCTGACTAAGGAATTAAAGAAGAAAGAGAAGCACCAGGACCTGGTGAAGAAGCTGGAGTTCCTGGAGCAGTCGATTGACCACGTCAATGAGATCCAGCAGACTGTATTGGGCGAGATCCGTAGTCAGGCTCAGGAGAAAATAGAGGAGTACTTCAACCAGCTGATCTGGAAAGACGAAGAATACGAGATTGTCTTGGAGGAGGACTATACTATCCGAGTCCTGGATGAGTTCGGAATGGACAAGATTGGTTCCCTGTCTGCTGGAGAGAAGCAGGTCTTGGCATTGTCGTTCATGTCCGCCCTCACCAGTATCAGTGGATTCGAAGCCCCCATCGTTATTGACACGCCTCTGGGCAGGATATCTAGTGAACCACGGAACAGGATTGCCGAGAACATCCCGGACTACATAGAGGGAACACAGCTCACCTTCCTCATGACAGACTCAGAGTACACTACCCAGGTTGAAAGCAGGATGAAGGATAGTATCTCTAATGAATACCTGCTGAGCAATAGCGGGTTGAAAACCGAGGTGGTTGAAAGATGA